One window of Mustela lutreola isolate mMusLut2 chromosome 13, mMusLut2.pri, whole genome shotgun sequence genomic DNA carries:
- the LOC131813653 gene encoding ligand of Numb protein X 2-like has product MSTGFSFGTGTLGSTTVAPGGTGAGGGFSFGTGHLGGFGTGLFGTKPTTGFTLGGTNTGIVIGVRPKKWNSSNYNYRINSGDSKALKDENLPPVICQDVENLQCPGASHRRLALERRKTDKAQTEIENENGTTVIDLPGTLSLETDCSGTGISPAECSLISASLPPWPEEPGLDNPALEENTATDTMQQPVSFPEGKITTIEIHRSDPYIQLGIRIVGGGLAPLNNRYIVIQEVCRDGVFTKDGRLLAGDPILQASGDRVDLTIARPGKSQPGNPVQDTGAQGSSQHHAQPLYHNRPSSHKMRPRVCMFSFICPQGILVTNW; this is encoded by the exons ATGTCCACGGGGTTCTCCTTCGGGACCGGCACGCTGGGCTCCACCACCGTAGCCCCCGGCGGGACCGGCGCAGGCGGCGGTTTCTCCTTCGGGACGGGGCATCTAG GTGGTTTTGGAACCGGGCTCTTTGGAACGAAACCTACCACTGGGTTCACTCTGGGAGGAACAAATACAG GGATTGTCATTGGTGTCAGAcctaaaaaatg GAATAGCAGCAACTATAACTACAGGATTAACTCTGG GGATAGTAAAGCACTGAAGGATGAAAATCTCCCTCCTGTCATCTGCCAGGATGTTGAAAACCTCCA aTGTCCTGGAGCTTCTCATCGGAGACTTGCCCTAGAAAGGAGGAAAACTGATAAAGCTCAGACAGAGattgagaatgaaaatggaaccACTGTAATAGATCTTCCAGGTACTTTATCCCTCGAAACGGACTGTTCAGGGACAGGCATATCACCTGCTGAGTGCAGCTTGATATCAGCGTCTCTGCCCCCATGGCCCGAGGAGCCTGGCCTGGACAACCCCGCCTTGGAGGAGAACACGGCCACAGACA CTATGCAACAGCCGGTTAGTTTTCCAGAAGGCAAAATTACTACAATTGAAATTCACCGGTCTGATCCTTATATTCAGCTAGGAATTAGGATTGTGGGCGGAGGTTTAGCGCCACTGAACAACAGATACATTGTTATCCAGGAAGTCTGTCGGGATGGGGTGTTCACCAAAGATGGAAGACTTCTTGCTGGAGACCCAATTCTTCag GCTAGTGGCGACAGGGTGGATTTAACAATTGCTAGGCCGGGGAAATCCCAGCCTGGTAACCCTGTCCAGGACACAGGAGCTCAGGGTAGCAGCCAGCACCATGCACAGCCGCTGTACCACAACAGACCCAGCTCACACAAGATGAGGCCTCGAGTTtgcatgttttcattcatctgcCCTCAGGGAATCCTTGTGACAAACTGGTAA